Proteins from a single region of Hydra vulgaris chromosome 12, alternate assembly HydraT2T_AEP:
- the LOC136088052 gene encoding zinc finger MYM-type protein 1-like, which yields MQSFHYSFIENFSTFNFIEKIVFAGSFIQKYIIIYIYGALKVLKFHDGREKKLSGAQYRKRRAANEGSITKQTGSLLKYLSSPQKNENGTDELKSQVEADREAYKMTVSEEFEGHNAIHVANKESEGHKIVKFSGLYANYSDLATWVVFDDEMRQLLIEHEPKQVNLFDFPKDSMEKKFSKNHYNRRLVNGDKVRRHWLQYSVSNNSVYCFCCKLFTSSTTAASSLSSNGSHDWKSMSAILSGHEKSSEHLANFQSWKEFKLRLRNNKTFDAEHLRLVKKEEQYWQQILKRLIAIVRVLGMQNLAFRGTHEKLNTTDNGNFLKFVEFLALFDPLMDEHLRKIKDNETHVPYLGKDIQNELIHLLSNAIKQKILTSARDPNNSIYKGTFLGFQKPQKPLKETTGAVMAETIIKQLGKMSLSIENLRGQGYDNGRNMRGKNKGVQRRILDLNPRALFVPCCAHTLNVAVNDGVECCLKATAFFGLV from the exons ATGCAAAGTTTTCATTACTCATTTATAGAAAACTTTAGCACGTTTAACTTTATTgagaaaattgtttttgctGGCTCGTTTATTCAGAAATA tattattatttatatttatggagctttaaaagttttaaaat TCCACGATGGCAGAGAGAAAAAATTGTCTGGTGCGCAATATCGTAAACGACGGGCTGCAAATGAAGGGTCTATAACAAAACAGACTGGTTCTTTGTTAAAGTATCTAAGTTCACCGCAGAAAAATGAAAATGGCACAGATGAGTTAAAAAGTCAAGTTGAAGCAGATAGGGAAGCCTATAAGATGACAGTATCAGAAGAGTTTGAAGGACATAATGCAATACACGTAGCAAACAAAGAATCTGAAGGGCATAAGATTGTTAAATTCTCTGGTCTATATGCTAACTATAGCGATCTGGCTACTTGGGTCGTATTTGATGATGAAATGCGACAACTTTTGATAGAACATGAACCAAAACAAGTCAATCTGTTTGACTTTCCTAAGGATagtatggaaaaaaaattttcaaaaaaccattACAACCGCCGGCTTGTCAATGGAGATAAAGTTCGCAGACATTGGCTGCAGTATTCTGTAAGTAATAACTCTGTGTATTGCTTCTGCTGCAAACTGTTTACCAGTAGCACAACAGCTGCGTCATCTCTTTCTTCCAACGGTTCACATGATTGGAAAAGCATGTCCGCAATTCTGTCAGGGCATGAGAAAAGCAGTGAACATCTAGCGAATTTTCAGTCATGGAAAGAGTTTAAGCTGCGACTGcgaaacaataaaacatttgatGCCGAACATTTGCGtcttgttaaaaaagaagaacaGTATTGGCAGCAAATCTTGAAACGGCTGATAGCTATAGTTAGAGTTCTTGGTATGCAAAATCTTGCTTTTCGTGGAACACATGAGAAACTGAACACTACTGATAACGGAAACTTTCTGAAATTTGTAGAATTTTTAGCTTTGTTTGACCCACTAATGGATGAGCATCTTCGAAAGATTAAAGACAATGAAACACATGTACCTTACCTAGGCAAAGACATACAAAATGAATTGATTCATCTTTTATCCAAtgcaatcaaacaaaaaattctaacaTCTGCTCGTGATCCTAA CAACAGCATCTATAAAGGAACATTTCTTGGATTTCAAAAGCCTCAAAAGCCTCTAAAGGAGACAACTGGTGCTGTTATGGCTGAAACTATCATTAAGCAGTTAGGCAAGATGTCTTTATCTATTGAAAACTTACGTGGTCAAGGATATGACAATGGCAGAAATATGAGGGGGAAAAATAAGGGTGTCCAACGAAGAATTTTAGATCTCAATCCCCGAGCATTGTTTGTTCCTTGCTGTGCACATACATTGAATGTGGCTGTTAATGATGGTGTTGAATGTTGCTTAAAAGCAACAGCCTTTTTTGGTCTGGTGTAA